The following coding sequences lie in one Kamptonema formosum PCC 6407 genomic window:
- a CDS encoding arylamine N-acetyltransferase family protein gives MQLQQRLTEIDLDAYFQRIGYSGDCSPKLTTLQAIHQRHSQTIAFENLNSLLKQPVLLDLASLQQKLINEGRGGYCFEQNSLLRAVLLALGFQVKNLAARVLWNLPEGTIAPRSHMVLLVNIDGEPYIADVGFGGLTLTTPLALTPDIEQATSHESFRLMATERSYVMQAYIKQEWKSLYRFDLYEQELPDYEVSNWYVSTHPGSIFVTNLMAAKPDSTCRYALWNNQFTVHYLDGRTEHRVLSTVTELRATLENVFCLNLGAIADLDPRLQQLIERSRAK, from the coding sequence ATGCAATTGCAACAACGACTGACTGAAATCGACCTTGATGCCTATTTTCAGCGAATTGGCTATAGTGGCGACTGCTCGCCCAAGCTGACAACGTTACAGGCAATTCATCAAAGACATTCCCAAACGATCGCCTTTGAAAACCTCAATTCACTTTTGAAACAACCTGTTTTGCTGGATTTAGCCTCCTTGCAACAAAAACTAATCAATGAGGGACGGGGCGGCTATTGTTTTGAGCAAAATTCACTGTTGCGGGCTGTTTTGCTTGCTCTTGGCTTTCAGGTAAAGAATCTAGCAGCCCGCGTGCTGTGGAATTTGCCAGAAGGGACGATCGCACCTCGCAGTCATATGGTGCTGTTGGTCAATATTGATGGAGAGCCATACATTGCAGATGTGGGATTCGGAGGATTAACGCTCACCACGCCGCTTGCTTTGACCCCGGATATTGAACAAGCTACATCCCATGAATCATTTCGATTGATGGCAACGGAGCGCAGCTACGTCATGCAAGCATATATCAAGCAGGAGTGGAAATCCCTTTATAGATTCGATCTTTACGAGCAAGAATTACCCGATTATGAGGTGAGTAATTGGTATGTTTCAACTCATCCCGGCTCGATTTTTGTTACTAACTTGATGGCTGCAAAACCGGATTCAACTTGTCGTTATGCCTTGTGGAATAATCAGTTTACTGTGCATTATTTGGACGGTAGAACCGAACATCGCGTCCTTTCAACGGTTACAGAGTTACGCGCTACCCTTGAGAATGTTTTTTGTCTCAACTTGGGAGCGATCGCTGACCTCGATCCGAGGTTACAACAATTAATTGAGCGATCGCGTGCAAAGTAA
- a CDS encoding cupin domain-containing protein, which translates to MVDRHPLLLRAEQIAANLQPFSHPWNANSELSGTQLGKAVGLKRTGVNFIRVPPGKESFIYHSHHREEEWIYILSGYGVAEIGEEEFEVNPGDFMGFPTPSVAHHLRNIGDEDLVYLTGGENLDVEIAEFPRLGKRMIRREGAIEIYDFSDAKPFGTLDT; encoded by the coding sequence ATGGTAGATCGACACCCATTGCTTTTACGCGCCGAACAGATTGCTGCGAATCTGCAACCCTTTTCCCACCCCTGGAATGCCAATTCTGAACTATCGGGAACTCAGTTAGGAAAAGCTGTTGGCCTAAAACGTACAGGAGTCAATTTTATCAGAGTTCCACCTGGCAAAGAATCTTTCATCTATCATTCTCACCATCGCGAGGAAGAATGGATTTACATTCTATCGGGGTACGGCGTTGCAGAGATTGGTGAAGAAGAATTTGAAGTTAACCCAGGAGATTTTATGGGATTTCCCACACCTTCGGTTGCTCATCATCTTAGAAATATCGGGGATGAGGATTTGGTGTATTTAACAGGAGGCGAAAATCTGGATGTAGAAATTGCAGAGTTTCCGCGTCTGGGGAAGCGGATGATTCGACGTGAAGGAGCTATCGAAATCTATGATTTCTCCGATGCTAAACCTTTTGGAACGTTGGATACATAA
- a CDS encoding glutathione S-transferase family protein, translating to MSFPIEVAVARGGLDASRPRLIEFCDRIHSRLAYQQALKPGGTYQLAS from the coding sequence ATGAGCTTTCCTATCGAGGTAGCGGTTGCACGAGGCGGATTGGATGCCAGTCGTCCAAGGCTAATAGAGTTTTGCGATCGCATCCATTCTCGCCTAGCCTACCAACAGGCATTAAAACCGGGTGGTACATACCAGCTTGCGAGTTGA
- a CDS encoding ABC transporter permease: protein MSSTVTSPQPNLNQQRPLSTASPDTSTSLLGDFIQETLALTRRLFIQLQRRPSTLIAGIIQPLMWLVLFGALFQNAPAGLFGESQNYGQFLGAGVIVFTAFAGALNAGLPVMFDREFGFLNRLLVAPLASRFSIVLASAIFIVTLSFIQTGAIVAAGAFLGAGLPGFAGLMAIALIIFLLVLGVTGISLGLTFALPGHVELIAVIFVTNLPLLFASTALAPLSFMPHWLQVVVTLNPLSYAIEPIRYLYLHSNWSLASVVMQAPWGDVTFGGALLVLLAFDVVALLGIQPLLRRRFA, encoded by the coding sequence ATGAGCAGTACAGTTACATCCCCCCAACCTAACCTCAACCAGCAGCGGCCACTCTCAACAGCATCCCCCGACACATCCACATCCCTGCTCGGTGACTTCATTCAAGAAACACTAGCCTTAACCCGGCGACTGTTCATTCAGTTACAGCGGCGGCCCTCAACGCTAATTGCAGGTATTATTCAGCCCTTGATGTGGTTAGTATTGTTCGGAGCCCTATTTCAAAATGCACCCGCTGGCTTATTTGGCGAAAGTCAGAATTACGGGCAATTTCTCGGTGCAGGCGTAATCGTCTTCACCGCCTTTGCTGGTGCCCTAAATGCTGGTTTACCAGTGATGTTTGACCGCGAATTTGGCTTCCTCAACCGTTTATTAGTTGCGCCTCTAGCTTCTAGGTTTTCAATTGTTTTAGCCTCAGCGATCTTCATCGTTACCCTCAGCTTCATCCAAACCGGGGCAATTGTAGCAGCGGGTGCATTTTTGGGCGCGGGACTACCAGGATTCGCAGGATTAATGGCGATCGCATTGATTATTTTCCTCTTAGTCTTAGGCGTGACAGGCATCAGCTTAGGCTTAACCTTCGCTTTACCTGGCCACGTCGAACTCATCGCCGTAATCTTTGTCACCAATTTGCCTTTATTATTTGCCAGTACAGCCCTCGCACCGCTGTCCTTCATGCCTCACTGGTTGCAAGTTGTCGTCACCCTTAACCCTCTAAGTTATGCGATCGAACCCATTCGCTACCTGTATCTTCACAGCAATTGGTCATTAGCTAGTGTAGTTATGCAAGCACCTTGGGGCGATGTTACTTTTGGCGGTGCATTGTTAGTATTGCTAGCTTTTGATGTTGTGGCGCTATTAGGAATTCAGCCCTTATTGCGTCGTCGCTTTGCGTAA
- a CDS encoding carbohydrate ABC transporter permease, translated as MAKQFQTSRAGEMLIWFFLLVGAAVVLIPLAVVVVTSFTPVSIKATDLTLANYLEAWRRGNFLLAFINSTLVALAVTGCQVVTSALAGYALARLQFRGRGALLLVVLATLVIPFQLLAIPIFLVLKWGHLLNTYGALILPTAASGFGIFLMRQYFSSIPVELEEAAALDGANRWQVLWLVMLPLARPALVTLFLFAFIGEWNDLFKPLVFTTRPELRTVQLVLAEFQEQFTSSWPLLMAAVVIATLPVVVLFLIGQKQFIRGIAATGIKN; from the coding sequence ATGGCTAAACAATTTCAGACATCCAGGGCAGGAGAAATGCTCATTTGGTTTTTTTTGTTGGTTGGGGCCGCTGTGGTGCTGATCCCCCTTGCTGTTGTAGTTGTTACATCATTCACCCCAGTTTCTATCAAAGCAACTGATCTAACTCTAGCTAATTATCTTGAAGCTTGGCGTAGGGGAAACTTTTTACTGGCTTTTATTAATTCTACTTTAGTGGCACTGGCGGTGACAGGGTGTCAGGTGGTTACGTCGGCTTTAGCTGGTTACGCTTTAGCCCGGTTGCAGTTCCGAGGGCGTGGGGCTTTGCTTTTGGTGGTTTTGGCAACGCTGGTGATTCCGTTTCAGCTATTGGCGATTCCTATCTTCCTGGTTTTGAAGTGGGGCCACCTACTCAATACTTACGGGGCTCTGATTTTACCGACGGCGGCGAGTGGATTTGGGATTTTCTTGATGCGCCAGTATTTTAGCTCGATTCCGGTGGAGTTGGAGGAGGCGGCGGCTTTGGATGGGGCAAATCGCTGGCAAGTTTTGTGGTTGGTGATGTTACCTTTGGCGCGTCCCGCTTTGGTGACGCTATTTTTGTTTGCTTTTATCGGCGAGTGGAACGATTTGTTTAAGCCGTTGGTGTTTACGACGAGGCCGGAGTTAAGGACTGTGCAATTAGTTTTGGCTGAGTTTCAGGAACAGTTTACCAGCAGTTGGCCTTTATTAATGGCAGCGGTTGTTATTGCCACTTTGCCTGTGGTGGTGTTATTTTTAATCGGTCAAAAACAGTTTATTCGAGGTATTGCAGCGACGGGAATTAAGAATTAA